A part of Variovorax sp. HW608 genomic DNA contains:
- a CDS encoding NAD(P)/FAD-dependent oxidoreductase produces MASSGLNSVTVVGAGIVGTAVALELQRRGGRVTLVDRDEPGRGASFGNMASIAVTEFMPSSRPSMWSRLPGWILDAEGPVRLKPSYLPQLTPWFLRFIAASTPRRVKELEAAGAVLCKRVYEDLLPMLREAGVTEMLSEEGCLSLYADDAEFKADREHLEVIDRFGFETRILEGEAIQGLEPAISRQIRRAVLFPQNRSISSPYGLVCALLRRFKELGGRVEQGDVGGFERAGSSLAAIKLKDGRRLEARSAVICAGAYTGRLSRMLGESIPMETERGYHTQIMASGVSMRHSIIWPAKAFMVTPTAGGIRVGGTVEMAGLDAPPDFRRARVLVKRAQEALPALRVEQHSEWMGHRPALPDTVPVIGPSATTQGVFYAAGHGHLGLTYAATTARLVGDLVNKVAPPIDMSPYRADRF; encoded by the coding sequence GTGGCCTCCAGCGGACTCAATTCGGTCACCGTTGTCGGCGCGGGGATTGTCGGCACGGCGGTAGCACTTGAACTCCAGCGCCGCGGAGGCCGGGTGACGCTCGTTGATCGGGACGAGCCTGGCAGGGGCGCGTCATTCGGCAACATGGCGAGTATCGCGGTGACCGAATTCATGCCTTCATCGCGGCCTTCGATGTGGTCGCGCCTGCCGGGCTGGATCCTTGACGCCGAAGGACCGGTCCGGCTCAAGCCGTCCTACTTGCCGCAGCTCACGCCTTGGTTCCTGCGTTTCATTGCTGCGAGTACACCCCGGCGTGTGAAGGAACTGGAGGCCGCAGGCGCTGTTCTGTGCAAGCGGGTCTACGAAGACCTGCTGCCGATGTTGCGGGAGGCAGGAGTCACTGAAATGCTCAGCGAGGAAGGCTGTCTCAGCCTCTACGCCGACGATGCGGAATTCAAGGCCGACCGCGAACATCTGGAGGTCATCGATCGCTTCGGTTTCGAGACACGCATCCTCGAAGGCGAGGCAATCCAGGGTCTGGAGCCGGCGATCAGTCGCCAGATTCGCCGGGCCGTTCTGTTTCCGCAGAACCGCTCCATCAGCAGTCCCTATGGGCTTGTCTGCGCGCTGCTTCGCCGGTTCAAGGAACTTGGCGGGCGGGTCGAGCAAGGAGATGTCGGCGGGTTCGAACGCGCAGGCTCCTCGCTTGCCGCGATCAAGCTCAAGGATGGCCGTCGCCTCGAGGCGCGCTCGGCGGTCATCTGTGCCGGCGCGTACACCGGCAGGCTGTCCAGGATGCTCGGCGAATCGATCCCGATGGAAACCGAGCGTGGCTACCACACGCAGATCATGGCCTCGGGGGTCAGCATGCGGCACTCGATCATCTGGCCTGCCAAGGCTTTCATGGTGACCCCCACCGCTGGCGGAATTCGCGTGGGAGGCACGGTGGAAATGGCCGGACTCGACGCGCCGCCGGACTTCCGACGCGCGCGCGTGCTGGTCAAGCGCGCGCAAGAGGCCTTGCCCGCCTTGCGAGTCGAGCAGCATTCCGAATGGATGGGCCATCGCCCGGCCTTGCCGGACACCGTGCCGGTGATCGGACCGTCTGCGACGACGCAAGGCGTCTTCTACGCGGCAGGGCATGGCCACTTGGGTCTGACCTATGCCGCGACGACCGCGCGGCTGGTCGGCGACCTGGTCAACAAGGTGGCCCCACCGATCGACATGTCGCCCTACCGGGCCGACCGCTTCTAA
- a CDS encoding dihydrodipicolinate synthase family protein, which translates to MKMTGVMPALVTPFDANGKIDFKSFEKLLHKLRADGVKGWVPCGSTGEYNALTAAERASVLKFVAEFANKDELLIAGTNAGSTWEVIEHTRCARELGYKTVLLSAPFYATPAVDELIRHYQSVLDAVDVEIVLYNYPPKVGVEVGLPVLEAFKDNPRVIGIKESSGNLLRAIDIRARFGDRYQVTNGSDDQTLDFYLWGATSWICGPANCMAKACVDLVNTIESGDWLAARDKMQVIYGAMSSLESGKFVQKVKYGCELAGTPVGLARQPLLELTAEEKAAFRRAMEPVIG; encoded by the coding sequence ATGAAAATGACCGGCGTCATGCCTGCCCTCGTCACCCCGTTCGACGCGAACGGAAAGATCGACTTCAAGAGCTTCGAGAAGTTGCTGCACAAACTGCGCGCCGATGGCGTGAAAGGGTGGGTGCCATGCGGGTCCACCGGCGAATACAACGCGCTAACGGCTGCCGAGCGCGCCTCGGTCCTCAAGTTCGTCGCCGAGTTCGCCAACAAGGACGAGCTGCTGATTGCCGGCACAAACGCCGGCTCCACCTGGGAAGTCATCGAACACACCCGGTGTGCCCGCGAACTCGGCTACAAGACCGTCCTGCTGTCAGCTCCCTTCTACGCAACCCCGGCTGTCGATGAGCTCATTCGACACTATCAGTCGGTGCTCGATGCCGTGGATGTCGAGATCGTCCTCTACAACTATCCGCCCAAGGTCGGGGTCGAGGTCGGCCTGCCGGTGCTGGAAGCGTTCAAGGACAACCCCCGGGTCATCGGCATCAAGGAATCCAGCGGCAACCTGCTGCGCGCGATCGACATCCGCGCACGCTTCGGCGATCGCTACCAGGTCACGAACGGATCCGATGACCAGACCTTGGACTTCTACCTGTGGGGCGCCACCTCCTGGATCTGCGGTCCGGCCAACTGCATGGCCAAGGCATGCGTGGACTTGGTCAACACCATCGAATCCGGCGACTGGCTCGCCGCGCGCGACAAGATGCAAGTCATCTACGGCGCCATGTCGAGCCTGGAGAGCGGAAAGTTCGTCCAGAAGGTGAAGTACGGCTGCGAACTCGCCGGCACGCCGGTGGGCCTTGCTCGCCAGCCCTTGCTCGAGCTCACGGCCGAGGAGAAGGCGGCCTTCCGCAGAGCCATGGAACCCGTGATCGGTTGA
- a CDS encoding amino acid ABC transporter permease, producing MKTDFTILLGFEAALFQGLLTTLKLTLICILLGCVLGFFVGLARGSSSRWLRGITRLYVEFFRGTPVIVQLFWIFFCLPLVLGVELSNLTSAVIALTLYMGAITSETFRASLRSVGREQLDACVALGLPKRVQVANVILPQALLRSIPTLLSNCVSLFKESALVSAVGMADLMFVGQNISNNTARPIEVLTAVALIYFAIAFPLTRAVTGVERRLLSKLAA from the coding sequence ATGAAGACCGATTTCACCATCTTGCTGGGCTTCGAGGCGGCCCTGTTCCAGGGCCTGCTGACAACGCTGAAGCTGACGCTGATCTGCATCCTCCTGGGTTGCGTGCTTGGCTTCTTCGTCGGTTTGGCGCGGGGCTCGAGCAGCCGCTGGCTGCGCGGTATCACCCGACTCTATGTCGAGTTCTTCCGCGGCACCCCGGTCATCGTGCAGCTGTTCTGGATCTTCTTCTGCCTTCCCCTCGTGCTCGGCGTGGAGCTGTCGAACCTCACGTCTGCCGTGATCGCTCTCACCTTGTACATGGGCGCCATTACCAGCGAGACGTTTCGCGCGTCCCTCAGGAGCGTGGGGCGAGAGCAGCTCGATGCGTGCGTGGCCCTGGGCCTTCCGAAACGAGTGCAGGTAGCCAATGTCATCTTGCCCCAGGCATTACTGAGGTCCATCCCGACGCTGCTTTCGAACTGCGTCAGCCTCTTCAAGGAGAGCGCGCTCGTCTCCGCGGTCGGAATGGCCGATCTGATGTTCGTTGGCCAGAACATTTCCAACAACACAGCCCGCCCGATCGAGGTCCTGACGGCTGTTGCGCTGATCTATTTCGCTATCGCGTTCCCTCTCACCCGTGCTGTGACGGGCGTGGAAAGGCGGCTGCTTTCAAAGCTCGCTGCCTGA
- a CDS encoding amino acid ABC transporter permease codes for MSYAFDFHSITQNLGPLLEGLVTTVELTIAANVVGLTLGFVIAMLTLSRWKALRLPATLFVEFFRCTPAIVQVIWIFYCVPILFDVYFDAIAMGVLALGLNLAAFNAEAYRAAIQAVPREQLDAGVALGLNPLQRVLYIVLPSAVRTSVPVLITNGIGTFQQSALVALVAVQELMYVGKSLATESYRPIETFTVVALVYFAVSFPVSQLVEYFERRRGAAGI; via the coding sequence ATGTCATACGCATTCGACTTTCACTCGATCACGCAAAACCTCGGACCGCTGCTCGAAGGCCTCGTCACGACCGTCGAACTGACGATCGCCGCCAACGTGGTGGGTCTCACGTTGGGGTTCGTGATCGCGATGCTCACGCTCAGCCGCTGGAAGGCGCTTCGCTTGCCGGCCACCTTGTTCGTCGAGTTCTTTCGGTGCACGCCGGCAATCGTTCAGGTGATCTGGATCTTCTATTGCGTGCCGATCCTGTTTGACGTGTATTTCGACGCTATCGCGATGGGTGTACTCGCGCTGGGCCTGAACCTCGCCGCTTTCAACGCGGAGGCCTATCGCGCTGCAATCCAGGCAGTTCCGCGTGAGCAATTGGATGCGGGCGTTGCCCTTGGGCTCAATCCGCTGCAGCGCGTCTTGTACATCGTGCTTCCCAGCGCCGTGCGCACTTCGGTGCCAGTGCTCATCACCAACGGCATCGGCACCTTCCAGCAAAGCGCACTGGTTGCACTGGTCGCCGTTCAGGAATTGATGTACGTCGGCAAGTCCCTGGCGACCGAGTCGTACCGGCCGATCGAGACCTTCACCGTCGTGGCGCTGGTCTATTTCGCGGTCTCCTTTCCGGTGTCGCAACTCGTCGAGTACTTCGAGCGGCGTCGCGGCGCGGCTGGAATTTGA
- a CDS encoding amino acid ABC transporter ATP-binding protein, protein MKVTGLHKSYGPQIQVLKGLDIEMKPGERMVVIGPSGGGKSTLLRVMMGLEQIDQGCVMFDGKPYISVKEGQRKTLIDTAVRREIGMVFQHYTLFPHLNVVENLILAPCKVRGEGKREATERAEGLLARFGLSAKTRVYPSQLSGGQKQRVAIARALMLEPKLMLFDEVTSALDPELVAEVEQVIMQLAGQNMPMMIVTHDMWFAKHIASRVVFCAGGVVVEDGPPEQVLGSPLCARTKEFIDRVFHIRQ, encoded by the coding sequence GTGAAGGTGACCGGCCTGCACAAGAGCTACGGGCCGCAGATCCAGGTGCTCAAGGGCCTGGACATCGAAATGAAACCCGGCGAGCGCATGGTGGTGATCGGCCCGAGCGGCGGTGGCAAGAGCACCCTGCTTCGCGTCATGATGGGCCTCGAACAGATCGACCAGGGGTGTGTCATGTTCGACGGCAAGCCCTACATCAGCGTCAAAGAGGGCCAGCGCAAGACCCTGATCGACACCGCGGTCCGCCGAGAGATTGGCATGGTGTTCCAGCACTACACGCTGTTTCCGCACCTGAACGTCGTGGAGAACTTGATCCTTGCGCCGTGCAAGGTGCGCGGTGAGGGCAAGCGGGAGGCCACCGAACGTGCTGAAGGTCTGCTCGCGCGCTTCGGGCTGAGTGCCAAGACGCGCGTCTACCCGAGCCAACTGTCCGGTGGGCAAAAGCAGCGGGTTGCAATCGCTCGTGCGCTCATGCTTGAGCCGAAGCTGATGCTGTTCGACGAGGTCACGTCCGCCCTTGACCCGGAGCTGGTGGCCGAAGTGGAGCAGGTGATCATGCAGCTTGCCGGCCAGAACATGCCGATGATGATCGTGACCCACGACATGTGGTTCGCGAAGCACATTGCCTCTCGAGTCGTGTTCTGCGCCGGCGGGGTCGTCGTGGAGGATGGCCCTCCCGAACAAGTCCTGGGATCGCCGCTGTGCGCGCGGACCAAGGAGTTCATCGACCGCGTTTTCCACATCCGTCAGTGA
- a CDS encoding transporter substrate-binding domain-containing protein, which produces MSLKLTNLAARLFAVVAIGAAAVAATAQTPAQGYWQGVQKAGVLRCGAAVAPPYVMRDPATGEYSGFFADLCRQFADTLKVKPQFVDTNWDNIVAGLQSGKWDMSLALNRTPARAMAVNFSIPAMQYSISLAYNKTNPKVQANPRGVADIDKPEITLAVMSGTAADKAISAAIKKAKLLRLPSADETRLAVISKRADLVVDAADTNLLFVQSNPDWAVAFNPSPALASQGVAFGLPLQMAASDVAVVNIFLEEKVATGEVDALIHKSVDQVLKSVAKK; this is translated from the coding sequence ATGTCATTGAAGCTAACGAACCTCGCAGCACGGCTGTTCGCAGTCGTCGCCATTGGCGCCGCCGCCGTGGCCGCCACGGCCCAGACCCCTGCCCAGGGCTATTGGCAAGGGGTTCAGAAGGCCGGCGTGCTGCGCTGCGGTGCCGCTGTCGCGCCGCCGTACGTCATGCGGGACCCCGCAACAGGTGAGTACTCGGGATTCTTCGCGGACCTTTGCCGGCAGTTCGCGGACACCCTCAAGGTCAAGCCGCAGTTCGTGGATACGAACTGGGACAACATCGTTGCCGGCCTGCAGTCGGGAAAGTGGGATATGTCGCTCGCGTTGAACCGTACGCCGGCGCGTGCAATGGCCGTGAATTTCTCGATCCCGGCGATGCAGTACTCGATCTCGCTGGCCTACAACAAGACCAACCCCAAGGTCCAGGCCAATCCGCGGGGCGTTGCAGACATCGACAAGCCCGAGATCACGCTGGCCGTCATGTCCGGAACGGCAGCGGACAAGGCCATTTCGGCAGCAATCAAGAAGGCCAAATTGCTCCGCCTGCCCAGCGCCGACGAGACGCGCCTGGCCGTGATCTCCAAGCGCGCAGACCTGGTCGTGGACGCCGCCGACACCAACCTTCTCTTCGTCCAGTCCAACCCCGATTGGGCGGTGGCGTTCAACCCGTCGCCCGCATTGGCTTCCCAAGGGGTCGCGTTCGGCTTGCCGTTGCAAATGGCGGCCTCCGATGTCGCGGTCGTGAACATCTTCCTGGAGGAAAAGGTCGCCACGGGAGAGGTCGATGCCTTGATCCACAAGTCGGTCGACCAAGTGCTCAAGAGCGTGGCGAAGAAGTAG
- a CDS encoding GntR family transcriptional regulator — protein sequence MELEEEVKRAKGTGWKSVYDALRTEILSLEQPPGQLLDETTLAERFEMSRSPVREALIRLAGEDLVVTLPNRSTIVAPLELSAFPKYVDALDIAQRMNTRLAAECRTEEDLKIIARQQRRFETAVKTGNHLAMSAANKDFHMAIAHAGQNPYLAGFYERLLDQGRRMMHMHFNFLERTSEGYLLTDEHDEMLEAIRARDVAKADELAHAHTRQFRDNFIDFMSKTYTTGVSLGQATVRGHATRRQDVATEPKGKGDMKTQLRSAAS from the coding sequence ATGGAACTGGAAGAAGAGGTCAAGCGTGCCAAGGGCACGGGCTGGAAGAGCGTCTACGACGCGCTGAGGACGGAAATCCTGTCCCTCGAGCAGCCGCCCGGTCAGCTGCTCGATGAAACGACCTTGGCGGAGCGCTTCGAGATGTCACGCTCGCCCGTGCGCGAGGCCCTCATCCGCTTGGCCGGCGAGGACTTGGTCGTGACCCTGCCCAATCGCAGCACGATCGTTGCTCCGCTGGAGCTTTCGGCGTTTCCGAAATACGTTGACGCACTGGACATCGCTCAGCGCATGAATACGCGCTTGGCTGCCGAATGTCGGACCGAAGAGGACCTGAAGATCATTGCGCGCCAGCAGCGGCGATTCGAGACAGCCGTCAAGACGGGCAATCACTTGGCCATGTCGGCTGCCAACAAGGACTTCCACATGGCCATTGCGCATGCGGGGCAAAACCCATATCTCGCGGGGTTCTACGAGCGCCTGCTCGACCAGGGACGGCGCATGATGCACATGCACTTCAATTTCCTCGAACGGACCAGCGAGGGCTACCTGTTGACGGACGAGCACGACGAGATGCTCGAGGCGATCCGAGCGCGGGACGTCGCCAAGGCCGACGAACTGGCGCATGCGCACACGCGCCAGTTCCGTGACAACTTCATCGACTTCATGAGCAAGACCTACACCACGGGCGTGTCGCTCGGACAGGCCACAGTGCGGGGACACGCAACAAGGCGTCAAGATGTGGCGACCGAGCCGAAAGGGAAGGGAGATATGAAGACGCAGTTGAGGTCGGCCGCGTCCTAG
- a CDS encoding LysR family transcriptional regulator, whose protein sequence is MKKLPDLEAWAIFAKVAETGSFARTAAEFSLSQATVSKAVSRLEARMKATLFHRTSRRISLTANGHAALGRAARILEEGQAVEAEVAEQSTSLRGVIRLSAPMSFGIVRLAPVLPGFLQAHPDVELDVKFSDEQADLVGERFDLALRIANLVDSSLLARELCKVRILLVGSPAYFERHGRPRHPSDLARHKALQYSYQSSGTHWRFKHSRHGEFTQSMAVQMQANNADALTPALLAGLGVALQPAFLVWQELQTGALEAVMEEWQVEPIALHILTPPGRNRPARVQALIEHLAQSFTNEPWAGVG, encoded by the coding sequence ATGAAAAAACTGCCAGACCTGGAAGCCTGGGCGATCTTTGCCAAGGTCGCGGAAACCGGCTCGTTCGCGCGCACCGCGGCCGAGTTCTCGCTGTCGCAAGCCACGGTGTCCAAGGCCGTCTCGCGGCTGGAAGCGCGCATGAAGGCCACGCTGTTCCACCGCACCTCGCGCCGCATATCGCTGACCGCGAACGGCCATGCAGCGCTGGGGCGCGCCGCGCGCATCCTCGAGGAGGGCCAGGCCGTGGAAGCCGAGGTGGCGGAGCAATCCACGAGCCTGCGCGGCGTGATCCGGCTGTCCGCGCCCATGTCTTTCGGCATCGTGCGGCTGGCGCCGGTGCTGCCCGGCTTTCTGCAGGCCCACCCCGACGTGGAACTGGACGTGAAGTTCAGCGATGAGCAGGCGGACCTGGTGGGTGAGCGCTTCGATCTGGCCCTGCGCATCGCCAACCTGGTGGACTCCAGCCTGCTGGCCCGCGAGCTGTGCAAGGTGCGGATCCTGCTCGTGGGTTCGCCCGCCTACTTCGAGCGCCATGGCCGGCCGCGCCACCCCAGCGACCTGGCCCGCCACAAGGCGCTGCAGTACAGCTACCAGAGCAGCGGCACCCACTGGCGCTTCAAGCATTCCCGGCATGGCGAGTTCACCCAGTCGATGGCCGTGCAGATGCAGGCCAACAATGCCGATGCGCTGACGCCGGCGCTGCTGGCCGGCCTGGGTGTGGCGCTGCAACCCGCCTTCCTGGTCTGGCAGGAGTTGCAGACGGGCGCGCTGGAAGCCGTGATGGAGGAATGGCAGGTCGAGCCGATCGCGCTGCACATCCTGACCCCGCCGGGCCGCAACCGCCCCGCACGGGTGCAGGCCTTGATCGAGCACCTGGCCCAATCCTTCACCAACGAACCTTGGGCCGGGGTAGGGTAG
- a CDS encoding pirin family protein, with the protein MIERRSFDNLGAASHGWLDAKHHFSFAEYHDPKRVHWGALRVWNDDTIAPGTGFPPHPHADMEIITYVREGAITHRDNLGNQGRTEAGDVQVMSAGTGIRHSEYNLEPGVTRIFQIWILPSQRGELPSWGTKPFPKGDRAGHFVTLASGASGDEDALPIRADARVLGATLKAGESAEYQFAEGDRYGYLVLAKGSAEVNGVQLAARDGAAMHAEKSIRITASEDTEIVLVDAAAVH; encoded by the coding sequence ATGATCGAACGCCGTTCCTTTGACAACCTGGGTGCCGCCAGCCATGGCTGGCTCGACGCCAAGCACCACTTCTCGTTTGCCGAATACCACGATCCCAAGCGCGTGCACTGGGGCGCATTGCGGGTGTGGAACGACGACACCATCGCGCCGGGCACGGGCTTTCCGCCCCACCCGCATGCCGACATGGAAATCATCACCTACGTGCGCGAAGGTGCCATCACGCACCGCGACAACCTGGGCAACCAGGGTCGCACGGAGGCCGGCGACGTGCAGGTCATGAGCGCGGGCACGGGCATTCGCCACTCCGAATACAACCTCGAGCCCGGGGTCACCCGCATCTTCCAGATCTGGATCCTGCCGAGCCAGCGGGGCGAACTGCCCTCCTGGGGCACCAAGCCCTTTCCCAAGGGCGACCGCGCAGGTCACTTCGTGACGCTGGCCAGCGGCGCCAGTGGCGACGAAGACGCCTTGCCGATCCGCGCCGACGCCCGGGTGCTGGGCGCCACGCTCAAGGCCGGAGAGAGCGCCGAATACCAATTCGCCGAGGGCGATCGCTATGGCTACCTGGTGCTGGCCAAGGGCAGCGCCGAAGTCAACGGCGTGCAACTGGCTGCCCGCGACGGTGCTGCCATGCACGCCGAGAAAAGCATCCGCATCACTGCGAGCGAAGACACCGAGATCGTGCTGGTGGACGCCGCCGCAGTGCACTGA
- a CDS encoding hydrolase: protein MSNRKYLEVLTPQNSQLIFIDHQPQMAFGVQSIDRQVLKNNVVGLAKAAKAFGIPTTITTVETEAFSGHTYPELLAVFPEQRILERSSMNSWDDQNVRDSLAANAAQGRKKIIVSGLWTEVCNTTFALSAMHDSDYEIYMVADASGGTSLDAHNYAMDRMVQAGAVPMTWQQVLLEWQRDWARRETYDAVIDIVREHSGGYGMGVDYAYTMVHKAPERVQHGERIGPNPAK from the coding sequence ATGTCCAACCGCAAGTACCTCGAAGTCCTGACCCCGCAGAACAGCCAGCTCATCTTCATCGACCATCAGCCGCAGATGGCCTTCGGCGTCCAGTCCATCGACCGCCAGGTCCTGAAGAACAACGTCGTCGGCCTGGCCAAGGCGGCCAAGGCCTTCGGTATCCCGACCACCATCACCACGGTGGAGACCGAGGCCTTCTCGGGCCACACCTATCCGGAACTGCTGGCCGTGTTCCCCGAGCAGAGGATTCTGGAGCGCAGCTCGATGAACTCCTGGGACGATCAGAACGTGCGCGATTCGCTCGCTGCCAACGCCGCGCAGGGTCGCAAGAAGATCATCGTCTCGGGCCTGTGGACCGAGGTGTGCAACACCACCTTCGCCCTGTCGGCCATGCACGACAGCGACTACGAGATCTACATGGTGGCCGACGCCTCGGGCGGCACCTCGCTGGATGCGCACAACTACGCCATGGACCGCATGGTCCAGGCCGGCGCGGTGCCCATGACCTGGCAGCAGGTGCTGCTGGAATGGCAGCGCGACTGGGCACGCCGCGAGACCTACGACGCGGTGATCGACATCGTGCGCGAGCACTCCGGCGGCTACGGCATGGGCGTGGACTATGCCTACACCATGGTGCACAAGGCGCCCGAACGCGTGCAGCATGGCGAGCGCATCGGCCCCAACCCGGCCAAGTAA
- a CDS encoding XapX domain-containing protein — MKLYAMSLGAGLLVGIIYNLLDVRSPAPPLVALVGLLGILVGEQVIPVGKQLLHGTAFGTACEKTQATEHVLGQLPGRTSTALKTRSIQNEQRDS; from the coding sequence ATGAAGCTCTATGCAATGTCACTCGGCGCCGGCCTGCTGGTCGGCATCATCTACAACCTGCTGGACGTGCGCTCGCCGGCCCCGCCGCTGGTCGCGCTGGTCGGGCTGCTGGGCATTCTGGTCGGCGAGCAGGTCATTCCCGTGGGCAAGCAACTGCTGCACGGCACGGCCTTCGGCACGGCTTGCGAGAAGACCCAGGCGACGGAGCATGTACTGGGGCAACTGCCTGGGCGTACTTCGACCGCTCTCAAGACTCGTTCCATCCAGAACGAGCAGCGCGACAGCTGA
- a CDS encoding amidohydrolase, which yields MPTDMPEVIFHNGQITTLDKRNPVASAVAIKGGRFVAVGSDEEVLALANGATRRIDLQRRRVLPGLFDNHTHVIRGGLNYNMELRWDGVRSLADAMDMLKRQVAVTPAPQWVRVVGGFTEHQFVEKRLPTIDEINAVAPDTPVFLLHLYDRALLNAAALRAVGYTKDTPEPPGGEITRDAQGNPTGLLLAKPNATILYATLAKGPKLPLDYQVNSTRHFMRELNRLGVTGVIDAGGGNQNYPEDYEVIKKLDDAGQITVRLAYNLFTQKPKAEKQDFLQWTSSVKYKQGNDYFRHNGAGEMLVYSAADFEDFRQPRPDMPPNMESELEDVVRVLVQNQWPWRLHATYDETISRALDVFEKVNRETPLAGLNWFFDHAETISDRSIDRIAALGGGIAVQHRMAYQGEFFAERYGARAAEATPPIKRMLEKGVKVSAGTDATRVASYNPWVSLSWMVTGKTVGGMKMYPERNLLDRETALRMWTENVAWFSGEEGRRGRIEAGQFADLIVPSKDYFGVPEDEIAFLTSDLTVVGGRVVYGAGVFQRFDDNPLPPAMPDWSPVRRFGGYAAWGEPEGAGRNSLHPARYRSMAACACGTRCGLHGHSHANAWASSVPASDPKSFFGALGCSCWMA from the coding sequence ATGCCGACCGATATGCCCGAAGTCATCTTCCACAACGGCCAGATCACCACGCTGGACAAGCGCAATCCCGTCGCCAGCGCCGTGGCGATCAAAGGCGGCCGGTTTGTCGCCGTGGGCAGCGACGAAGAAGTGCTGGCCCTGGCCAACGGTGCGACGCGCAGGATCGACCTTCAGCGCCGCCGCGTGCTGCCGGGCTTGTTCGACAACCACACGCACGTGATCCGCGGCGGGCTCAACTACAACATGGAGCTGCGCTGGGACGGCGTGCGCTCGCTCGCGGACGCCATGGACATGCTCAAGCGCCAGGTGGCGGTCACCCCGGCGCCGCAGTGGGTGCGCGTGGTGGGTGGATTCACCGAGCACCAGTTCGTCGAAAAGCGGCTGCCCACGATCGACGAGATCAACGCCGTGGCACCCGATACCCCGGTGTTCCTGCTGCACCTGTATGACCGTGCCCTGCTCAACGCCGCCGCGCTGCGTGCCGTGGGCTACACGAAGGACACGCCCGAGCCGCCCGGCGGCGAAATCACGCGCGACGCCCAGGGCAATCCCACGGGCCTGCTCCTGGCCAAGCCGAATGCCACCATCCTCTACGCCACGCTGGCCAAGGGGCCCAAGCTGCCGCTCGACTACCAGGTCAACTCCACGCGCCATTTCATGCGCGAACTCAACCGGCTCGGCGTCACCGGCGTGATCGATGCGGGCGGCGGCAACCAGAACTACCCCGAAGACTACGAGGTGATCAAGAAGCTCGACGACGCGGGCCAGATCACCGTGCGCCTCGCCTACAACCTGTTCACGCAAAAGCCCAAGGCGGAAAAGCAGGACTTCCTGCAATGGACCTCGAGCGTGAAATACAAGCAAGGCAACGATTACTTCCGTCACAACGGGGCGGGCGAAATGCTCGTGTACTCGGCCGCGGATTTCGAGGACTTTCGCCAGCCGCGCCCCGACATGCCGCCGAACATGGAGAGCGAGCTCGAGGACGTGGTGCGCGTCCTGGTGCAGAACCAATGGCCCTGGCGACTGCACGCCACCTACGACGAGACCATTTCGCGCGCGCTCGATGTGTTCGAGAAGGTCAACCGGGAAACGCCGCTCGCGGGCCTGAACTGGTTCTTCGACCACGCCGAGACCATCTCGGACCGCTCCATCGACCGCATCGCCGCGCTGGGCGGCGGCATCGCCGTGCAGCATCGCATGGCCTACCAGGGCGAATTCTTCGCCGAGCGCTACGGCGCCCGCGCCGCGGAGGCCACGCCGCCCATCAAGCGCATGCTCGAGAAGGGCGTCAAGGTATCTGCCGGCACCGATGCCACCCGCGTCGCCTCGTACAACCCCTGGGTGTCGCTGTCGTGGATGGTGACGGGCAAGACCGTGGGCGGCATGAAGATGTACCCCGAGCGCAACCTGCTGGACCGCGAAACCGCGCTGCGCATGTGGACCGAGAACGTGGCCTGGTTCTCGGGCGAGGAAGGCCGTCGCGGCCGCATCGAGGCCGGCCAGTTCGCCGACCTGATCGTGCCGAGCAAGGACTACTTCGGCGTGCCCGAGGACGAGATCGCCTTTCTCACTTCCGACCTCACCGTGGTCGGCGGCCGGGTGGTCTATGGTGCGGGCGTGTTCCAGCGCTTCGACGACAACCCGCTGCCGCCCGCCATGCCCGACTGGTCGCCGGTGCGCCGCTTTGGCGGCTACGCAGCCTGGGGCGAGCCCGAGGGCGCCGGCAGGAATTCGCTCCATCCGGCGCGCTACCGCAGCATGGCTGCCTGCGCCTGTGGCACCCGCTGCGGCCTGCATGGCCACAGCCATGCCAATGCATGGGCATCGAGTGTTCCGGCGTCCGACCCGAAGAGCTTCTTCGGCGCACTCGGCTGCTCGTGCTGGATGGCTTGA